The Bos indicus x Bos taurus breed Angus x Brahman F1 hybrid chromosome 25, Bos_hybrid_MaternalHap_v2.0, whole genome shotgun sequence genome has a window encoding:
- the CORO1A gene encoding coronin-1A, which produces MSRQVVRSSKFRHVFGQPAKADQCYEDVRVSQNTWDSGFCAVNPKFVALICEASGGGAFLVLPLGKTGRVDKNVPMVCGHTAPVLDIAWCPHNDNVIASGSEDCSVMVWEIPDGGLTLPLREPVVTLEGHTKRVGIVAWHPTAQNVLLSAGCDNVILVWDVGTGVAVLTLGSDVHPDTIYSVDWSRDGALICTSCRDKRVRIIEPRKGTIVAEKDRPHEGTRPVRAVFVSDGKILTTGFSRMSERQVALWDTKHLEEPLSLQELDTSSGVLLPFFDPDTNIVYLCGKGDSSIRYFEITSEAPFLHYLSMFSSKESQRGMGYMPKRGLEVNKCEIARFYKLHERKCEPIAMTVPRKSDLFQEDLYPPTAGPDAALTAEEWLGGRDAGPLLISLKDGYVPPKSRELRVNRGLDTGRKRTAPEASGAPSSDAISRLEEEMRKLQATVQELQKRLDRLEETVQAK; this is translated from the exons ATGAGCCGGCAGGTGGTCCGTTCCAGCAAGTTCCGCCACGTGTTTGGACAGCCGGCCAAGGCTGACCAGTGCTATGAGGATGTGCGCGTCTCACAGAACACCTGGGATAGTGGCTTCTGTGCTGTCAACCCCAAATTCGTGGCCCTGATCTGTGAGGCCAGTGGGGGAGGGGCCTTCCTGGTGCTGCCCCTGGGCAAG ACTGGCCGTGTAGACAAGAATGTGCCTATGGTCTGTGGCCACACGGCCCCGGTGCTGGACATCGCCTGGTGCCCACACAATGATAACGTCATTGCCAGTGGCTCCGAGGACTGCTCCGTCATG GTGTGGGAGATCCCCGATGGGGGCCTGACGCTGCCCCTGCGGGAGCCTGTCGTCACCCTGGAGGGCCACACCAAGCGCGTGGGCATTGTGGCCTGGCACCCCACGGCCCAGAACGTGCTGCTCAGCGCAG GTTGCGACAATGTGATCCTGGTGTGGGACGTGGGCACGGGGGTGGCCGTGCTGACGCTGGGCTCCGACGTGCACCCGGACACCATCTACAGCGTGGACTGGAGCCGAGATGGCGCCCTCATCTGTACCTCCTGCCGTGACAAGCGAGTCCGCATCATTGAGCCCCGAAAAGGCACCATAGTAGCT GAGAAAGACCGTCCCCATGAGGGGACCCGGCCCGTGCGTGCCGTGTTTGTATCCGATGGAAAGATCCTGACCACAGGCTTCAGCCGCATGAGCGAGCGGCAGGTGGCACTGTGGGACACG AAGCACCTGGAGGAGCCACTGTCTCTGCAGGAACTGGACACGAGCAGTGGTGTCCTGCTGCCCTTCTTTGACCCTGACACCAACATCGTCTACCTCTGTGGCAAG GGGGACAGCTCTATCCGGTACTTCGAGATCACCTCTGAGGCCCCGTTCCTGCACTATCTCTCTATGTTCAGTTCCAAGGAGTCCCAGCGTGGAATGGGCTACATGCCCAAACGTGGTCTGGAGGTGAACAAGTGTGAGATTGCCAG ATTCTACAAGCTGCACGAGCGGAAGTGTGAACCCATTGCCATGACGGTGCCTAGAAAG TCGGACCTGTTCCAGGAAGACCTGTACCCGCCCACTGCAGGGCCTGATGCTGCCCTCACGGCTGAGGAGTGGCTGGGGGGTCGGGATGCTGGGCCCCTCCTCATCTCCCTCAAAGATGGCTACGTGCCCCCCAAGAGCCGGGAACTGAGGGTCAACCGGGGCCTGGACACTGGGCGCAAGAGGACGGCACCTGAGGCCAGTGGTGCTCCCAGCTCG GATGCCATATCCCggctggaggaggagatgagaaAGCTCCAGGCCAcggtgcaggagctgcagaagcGCTTGGATAGGCTGGAGGAGACAGTCCAGGCCAAGTAG
- the BOLA2B gene encoding bolA-like protein 2 isoform X2: protein MTQRRIGSARRREIQASLETKLSTSRGKGTHSSVLAWRIPGTGEPGGLPSMGSHRVRHDRSDLAAAAGERADREKWEWRDQVTGPEPEPAAARGSGGHDSQPLRVQLPSPRGVGQIRGEAAASETPFPWTRRTEARPRQKPPTRLKWQPHSAGKALNWTEDCVITQDLPSPALPLSFLTCKLRSGPLFWA from the exons ATGACTCAGCGGAGAATAGGAAGTGCAAGGAGGAGAGAGATTCAAGCCAGCCTGGAGACTAAGTTGAGCACTTCTAGGGGAAAGGgtactcattccagtgttcttgcctggagaatcccagggacgggggagcctggtgggctgccgtctatggggtcgcacagagtcagacacgaccgaagcgacttagcagcagcagcaggggaaaggGCAGATCGTGAGAAGTGGGAGTGGAGAGATCAAGTGACAGGACCGGAGCCAGAGCCAGCAGCAGCGAGAG GAAGTGGAGGACACGACTCCCAACCGTTGCGCGTCCAGCTTCCGAGTCCTCGTGGTGTCGGCCAAATTCGAGGGGAAGCCGCTGCTTCAGAGACACCG tttccctgGACCAGGAGAACTG AGGCCAGGCCCAGGCAGAAGCCACCGACAAGGCTCAAGTGGCAGCCGCACAGTGCAGGAAAGGCTCTGAACTGGACGGAAGACTGTGTCATAACTCAGGATCTGCCCTCTCCTGCTCtgcccctcagtttcctcacttgtaaactAAGGTCGGGCCCGCTATTTTGGGCCTAA
- the BOLA2B gene encoding bolA-like protein 2 isoform X3: protein MELSAEYLREKLQRDLEAEHVEVEDTTPNRCASSFRVLVVSAKFEGKPLLQRHRFPGPGELVTTRKSASLGEPNIALSPLHSLPIQVPLIEARPRQKPPTRLKWQPHSAGKALNWTEDCVITQDLPSPALPLSFLTCKLRSGPLFWA from the exons ATGGAACTCAGTGCCGAGTACCTCCGGGAGAAGCTGCAGCGGGACCTGGAAGCGGAGCACGTG GAAGTGGAGGACACGACTCCCAACCGTTGCGCGTCCAGCTTCCGAGTCCTCGTGGTGTCGGCCAAATTCGAGGGGAAGCCGCTGCTTCAGAGACACCG tttccctgGACCAGGAGAACTGGTAACTACTCGCAAGTCTGCTTCACTGGGAGAGCCCAACAtcgcattgt CCCCTCTCCACTCCTTGCCAATACAGGTCCCTCTTATAGAGGCCAGGCCCAGGCAGAAGCCACCGACAAGGCTCAAGTGGCAGCCGCACAGTGCAGGAAAGGCTCTGAACTGGACGGAAGACTGTGTCATAACTCAGGATCTGCCCTCTCCTGCTCtgcccctcagtttcctcacttgtaaactAAGGTCGGGCCCGCTATTTTGGGCCTAA
- the BOLA2B gene encoding bolA-like protein 2 isoform X1: protein MTQRRIGSARRREIQASLETKLSTSRGKGTHSSVLAWRIPGTGEPGGLPSMGSHRVRHDRSDLAAAAGERADREKWEWRDQVTGPEPEPAAARGSGGHDSQPLRVQLPSPRGVGQIRGEAAASETPFPWTRRTAPLHSLPIQVPLIEARPRQKPPTRLKWQPHSAGKALNWTEDCVITQDLPSPALPLSFLTCKLRSGPLFWA from the exons ATGACTCAGCGGAGAATAGGAAGTGCAAGGAGGAGAGAGATTCAAGCCAGCCTGGAGACTAAGTTGAGCACTTCTAGGGGAAAGGgtactcattccagtgttcttgcctggagaatcccagggacgggggagcctggtgggctgccgtctatggggtcgcacagagtcagacacgaccgaagcgacttagcagcagcagcaggggaaaggGCAGATCGTGAGAAGTGGGAGTGGAGAGATCAAGTGACAGGACCGGAGCCAGAGCCAGCAGCAGCGAGAG GAAGTGGAGGACACGACTCCCAACCGTTGCGCGTCCAGCTTCCGAGTCCTCGTGGTGTCGGCCAAATTCGAGGGGAAGCCGCTGCTTCAGAGACACCG tttccctgGACCAGGAGAACTG CCCCTCTCCACTCCTTGCCAATACAGGTCCCTCTTATAGAGGCCAGGCCCAGGCAGAAGCCACCGACAAGGCTCAAGTGGCAGCCGCACAGTGCAGGAAAGGCTCTGAACTGGACGGAAGACTGTGTCATAACTCAGGATCTGCCCTCTCCTGCTCtgcccctcagtttcctcacttgtaaactAAGGTCGGGCCCGCTATTTTGGGCCTAA
- the BOLA2B gene encoding bolA-like protein 2 isoform X5, with protein MELSAEYLREKLQRDLEAEHVEVEDTTPNRCASSFRVLVVSAKFEGKPLLQRHRFPGPGELRPGPGRSHRQGSSGSRTVQERL; from the exons ATGGAACTCAGTGCCGAGTACCTCCGGGAGAAGCTGCAGCGGGACCTGGAAGCGGAGCACGTG GAAGTGGAGGACACGACTCCCAACCGTTGCGCGTCCAGCTTCCGAGTCCTCGTGGTGTCGGCCAAATTCGAGGGGAAGCCGCTGCTTCAGAGACACCG tttccctgGACCAGGAGAACTG AGGCCAGGCCCAGGCAGAAGCCACCGACAAGGCTCAAGTGGCAGCCGCACAGTGCAGGAAAGGCTCTGA
- the BOLA2B gene encoding bolA-like protein 2 isoform X4 — translation MELSAEYLREKLQRDLEAEHVEVEDTTPNRCASSFRVLVVSAKFEGKPLLQRHRLVNTCLAEELLHIHAFEQKTLTPEQWAREQQK, via the exons ATGGAACTCAGTGCCGAGTACCTCCGGGAGAAGCTGCAGCGGGACCTGGAAGCGGAGCACGTG GAAGTGGAGGACACGACTCCCAACCGTTGCGCGTCCAGCTTCCGAGTCCTCGTGGTGTCGGCCAAATTCGAGGGGAAGCCGCTGCTTCAGAGACACCG GCTTGTGAACACTTGCCTAGCAGAAGAGCTCCTGCACATTCACGCTTTTGAGCAGAAAACCCTGACCCCAGAGCAGTGGGCCCGTGAGCAGCAGAAATAA
- the SLX1A gene encoding structure-specific endonuclease subunit SLX1 isoform X1, which yields MGPGCFFGVYLLYCLNPRHRGRVYVGFTVNPARRVQQHNGGRKKGGAWRTSGRGPWEMVLIVHGFPSAVAALRFEWAWQHPQASRRLTHVGRRLRGEATFAFHLRVLAHMLRAPPWVRLPLTLRWLRADFRQDLCPPPPPHMPLAFGPPPPRAPPPRSQAGPSDDMGFEPQQDVDVRCTLCARALQDEESPLCCPHPGCSLRAHVICLAEEFLQEEPGQLLPLEGACPGCKNSLLWGDLIWLCRMGTEEDEEDSELEEEHWTDMLKT from the exons ATGGGCCCCGGATGCTTCTTCGGCGTCTACCTGCTCTACTGTCTGAACCCTCGGCACCGGGGCCGCGTCTACGTGGGGTTCACCGTCAACCCTGCGCGTCGAGTGCAGCAGCACAACGGGGGCCGCAAAAAAGGCGGGGCCTGGCGGACCAGTGGGCGCGGGCCGTG GGAGATGGTGCTCATCGTACACGGCTTCCCTTCTGCAGTGGCCGCCCTTAGG TTCGAGTGGGCCTGGCAACACCCACAGGCCTCGCGCCGCTTGACGCACGTGGGTCGGCGCCTGCGGGGAGAGGCCACCTTCGCATTCCACCTGCGCGTCCTGGCGCACATGCTGCGCGCGCCGCCCTGGGTGCGCCTTCCGCTCACCCTGCGCTGGCTGCGCGCTGACTTCCGCCAGGACCTCTGCCCGCCGCCGCCACCTCACATGCCACTGGCCTTCGGGCCGCCGCCACCCCGGGCCCCACCCCCGAGAAGCCAAGCAGGTCCTTCCGACGACATGGGATTCGAGCCGCAGCAAGACGTCGACGTCCGCTGCACCCTGTGCGCACGTGCGCTCCAG GATGAAGAGAGCCCCCTATGTTGCCCGCACCCTGGCTGCTCCCTAAGGGCCCATGTGATCTGCCTGGCAGAGGAGTTCCTGCAGGAGGAACCAGGGCAGCTCCTGCCTCTAGAGGGCGCATGCCCTGG CTGTAAGAACTCACTGCTGTGGGGAGACCTGATCTGGCTGTGCCGGATGGGCACtgaggaggacgaggaggacTCAGAATTAGAAGAG GAGCACTGGACTGACATGCTCAAGACCTGA
- the SLX1A gene encoding structure-specific endonuclease subunit SLX1 isoform X2 has translation MGPGCFFGVYLLYCLNPRHRGRVYVGFTVNPARRVQQHNGGRKKGGAWRTSGRGPWEMVLIVHGFPSAVAALRFEWAWQHPQASRRLTHVGRRLRGEATFAFHLRVLAHMLRAPPWVRLPLTLRWLRADFRQDLCPPPPPHMPLAFGPPPPRAPPPRSQAGPSDDMGFEPQQDVDVRCTLCARALQDEESPLCCPHPGCSLRAHVICLAEEFLQEEPGQLLPLEGACPGSWPGGGL, from the exons ATGGGCCCCGGATGCTTCTTCGGCGTCTACCTGCTCTACTGTCTGAACCCTCGGCACCGGGGCCGCGTCTACGTGGGGTTCACCGTCAACCCTGCGCGTCGAGTGCAGCAGCACAACGGGGGCCGCAAAAAAGGCGGGGCCTGGCGGACCAGTGGGCGCGGGCCGTG GGAGATGGTGCTCATCGTACACGGCTTCCCTTCTGCAGTGGCCGCCCTTAGG TTCGAGTGGGCCTGGCAACACCCACAGGCCTCGCGCCGCTTGACGCACGTGGGTCGGCGCCTGCGGGGAGAGGCCACCTTCGCATTCCACCTGCGCGTCCTGGCGCACATGCTGCGCGCGCCGCCCTGGGTGCGCCTTCCGCTCACCCTGCGCTGGCTGCGCGCTGACTTCCGCCAGGACCTCTGCCCGCCGCCGCCACCTCACATGCCACTGGCCTTCGGGCCGCCGCCACCCCGGGCCCCACCCCCGAGAAGCCAAGCAGGTCCTTCCGACGACATGGGATTCGAGCCGCAGCAAGACGTCGACGTCCGCTGCACCCTGTGCGCACGTGCGCTCCAG GATGAAGAGAGCCCCCTATGTTGCCCGCACCCTGGCTGCTCCCTAAGGGCCCATGTGATCTGCCTGGCAGAGGAGTTCCTGCAGGAGGAACCAGGGCAGCTCCTGCCTCTAGAGGGCGCATGCCCTGG GTCCTGGCCTGGAGGAGGCTTGTGA